A DNA window from Paenibacillus andongensis contains the following coding sequences:
- a CDS encoding DMT family transporter, whose amino-acid sequence MNNRKGIKLAYIFAVLNAVIIGFSFLFAKIALDQAHPLDTLTYRFAVSFAVLSIPVMLGLVKLNYRGKPLAKVLLLATTYPLGFFTLQAYGLQHTSSAEGGILYAFTPIVTMLFASMFLKEGTNVLQKISIFLSVFGVLFIFIMKGSTLDWSNMTGIILLFLTCVAFAGYSVLARSLSKQFSPVEISYFMLGIGFATFLVISLTNHASEGTFEAFLSPLSKPSFIVAILFLGLISSLVTALTGNYVLSRIEASKMSVFTNLSTIVSIAAGALFLGEKVTVYHLIGSVMILAGVIGTQYLGRYKVALPKVEVDRVKGKRVNGR is encoded by the coding sequence ATGAATAACCGAAAAGGAATCAAACTTGCCTATATATTTGCCGTACTAAACGCGGTAATCATTGGATTTTCTTTCTTGTTTGCCAAAATAGCTCTTGACCAAGCTCACCCACTCGATACGCTCACCTACCGTTTTGCCGTTTCGTTCGCCGTTTTATCCATCCCGGTTATGCTTGGTTTGGTTAAACTGAATTACCGCGGCAAGCCGCTCGCCAAAGTGCTGCTGTTGGCAACGACATATCCACTAGGATTCTTCACACTTCAAGCGTATGGACTGCAGCATACCTCTTCGGCAGAGGGAGGCATCTTGTACGCATTCACGCCGATCGTAACGATGTTGTTTGCTTCAATGTTTCTAAAAGAAGGAACAAACGTCTTGCAAAAAATATCGATTTTCCTCTCTGTATTCGGAGTTCTATTCATTTTCATCATGAAGGGGAGTACGCTAGATTGGTCAAACATGACAGGGATCATCCTTTTGTTTCTTACTTGTGTGGCTTTTGCTGGATACAGTGTTCTGGCCCGATCGCTTTCGAAACAGTTTAGCCCAGTGGAGATCAGTTATTTTATGCTCGGTATCGGATTTGCTACCTTTCTTGTTATTTCGCTTACTAATCATGCTAGTGAGGGGACATTCGAGGCCTTTCTTTCACCGCTGTCTAAACCGTCTTTTATTGTGGCCATTCTCTTCCTAGGCTTGATATCCTCACTGGTGACAGCTTTGACTGGTAACTATGTCTTATCTAGGATAGAAGCCTCCAAAATGAGCGTGTTCACTAATTTATCAACGATCGTCTCCATTGCAGCAGGGGCCCTTTTTCTTGGGGAAAAAGTGACTGTGTATCACTTGATTGGCTCTGTGATGATTCTAGCCGGGGTGATCGGGACGCAATATTTAGGACGATATAAAGTGGCATTGCCAAAAGTTGAAGTTGATCGTGTAAAAGGGAAACGAGTGAATGGAAGATAG
- a CDS encoding DUF2935 domain-containing protein, producing MEQTLFEHRFWLQILGDHARFIYNALAPMELKDIAIAHSFINQYDQLLDQARTKEDSNLAQLNKQAYDLTSNLREYKLNLLDRLLLGQIKLGLTPTFINHMVNELEEYFKILIVLLEGKPVPKYAPLHHDLLWLTDAAGHAAIIAMDLDLVEKRLIKKSKQFEKNFNEFYLKAIELTGYLRTLRASYPSIHKFHSDVNMEMSIFMAFLKEVEELGLSAELLSRINPLVPDHMYREECYYLLKLSQNGVVPPHNCDPTKPRIM from the coding sequence ATGGAACAAACGTTGTTTGAGCATCGATTTTGGCTGCAAATTTTAGGGGATCATGCGAGGTTTATTTATAATGCGCTTGCTCCTATGGAGCTCAAAGATATTGCTATCGCCCATTCCTTCATAAACCAATATGATCAACTCCTTGATCAAGCGCGAACGAAGGAAGATAGCAATTTGGCTCAATTAAACAAACAAGCTTACGATTTAACGTCTAATTTACGCGAATACAAACTGAATCTTTTAGATCGTCTTTTACTCGGGCAAATAAAGCTTGGATTAACACCGACATTTATCAATCATATGGTGAATGAGCTGGAGGAGTACTTCAAAATACTCATCGTGCTTCTGGAGGGTAAGCCGGTTCCGAAGTATGCTCCTTTGCATCATGATTTGCTTTGGCTGACGGATGCTGCTGGCCATGCGGCTATTATTGCGATGGACTTGGATCTGGTAGAGAAGAGATTAATCAAGAAGAGCAAGCAATTTGAAAAGAATTTCAACGAGTTTTATTTAAAAGCGATTGAACTTACAGGTTATTTACGTACGTTGCGAGCTAGTTACCCATCAATTCACAAATTCCATTCTGATGTTAATATGGAAATGTCTATATTCATGGCTTTCTTGAAAGAAGTTGAGGAGCTTGGGTTAAGTGCAGAGCTGTTATCGCGGATTAACCCTCTCGTGCCGGATCATATGTATCGCGAAGAATGCTACTATTTATTAAAGTTGTCTCAAAACGGAGTTGTTCCCCCGCACAATTGTGATCCCACAAAACCTAGGATCATGTAG
- a CDS encoding PLP-dependent aminotransferase family protein — protein MHKYSHIFNDIERQIEDGHIRSGQKLPSIRELSIIYSCNKSTVIRAYTELEKRHLIYSIPQSGYYAVQKRTDAFHPSEHLVYDFSSGAPDPELFPYLDFKHCINKAIDTYKNELFVYGTPQGLPSLLKVLTKHLANYQVFTNPNNIHVTSGVQQALSVLALMPFPNGKRGVLLEQPSYYLFIRLLEIYQIPTFGITRTASGIDLDELERLFRTEDIKFFYTMPRFHNPLGSSYTEQTKKAIARLAKRYDVYIIEDDYLADLENDTKSDPIFAYASTHVVYLKSYSKILFPGLRVGAAVLPTDLTPTFSNYKKLSDIDSSMLSQAALEIYIQSGMFERRKRKIRDSYSRRLMHLNKALLANSDNAYQTPSEVISGVYTHIIVPAHLHIPTLLDRLRKKRVIVQNLEPYFLPAFDSEHLLSLSVTQVSEERIEIGVRLIADEIKRMLG, from the coding sequence TTGCATAAATACTCTCATATTTTCAATGATATTGAACGGCAAATTGAGGATGGACATATACGATCCGGCCAAAAGCTCCCCTCAATAAGGGAGTTGTCCATCATCTATTCTTGCAATAAAAGCACAGTCATTCGTGCCTATACGGAGCTTGAGAAGCGTCATCTCATTTACTCCATCCCCCAAAGCGGGTATTATGCGGTACAAAAGAGAACAGATGCCTTCCATCCATCGGAACACTTGGTTTATGATTTCTCTTCAGGTGCTCCAGACCCGGAGCTGTTTCCTTATCTGGATTTTAAACATTGTATAAATAAAGCGATTGATACCTATAAAAATGAACTGTTCGTGTACGGAACTCCGCAAGGATTGCCTTCGTTATTAAAGGTGCTAACCAAGCATTTGGCCAACTATCAGGTATTCACGAATCCAAACAACATACATGTTACATCAGGCGTGCAGCAAGCCTTATCCGTCTTGGCTTTGATGCCTTTTCCAAATGGAAAACGAGGCGTATTGCTTGAACAACCGAGTTATTATTTGTTTATACGCCTTTTAGAAATTTATCAAATCCCTACTTTTGGCATCACAAGAACAGCCAGCGGCATCGACCTAGATGAATTAGAGCGCCTGTTCCGTACTGAAGATATTAAATTCTTCTATACCATGCCCCGCTTCCATAATCCACTTGGTAGTTCTTATACGGAACAAACGAAGAAAGCAATTGCCCGATTAGCCAAACGCTATGACGTCTACATTATTGAAGATGATTATTTGGCTGACTTGGAGAACGATACGAAATCTGACCCTATCTTCGCTTACGCTTCAACCCATGTTGTTTATTTAAAAAGTTACTCTAAGATCTTGTTTCCAGGATTACGAGTGGGCGCAGCCGTCCTCCCTACAGACCTCACGCCCACATTCAGCAACTACAAGAAATTGTCGGACATCGACAGTTCCATGCTCTCACAAGCAGCTTTAGAAATTTATATTCAGAGTGGTATGTTTGAACGGCGCAAGCGTAAAATCAGAGATTCCTATTCGCGTAGATTAATGCATCTGAATAAAGCTTTACTTGCAAACAGTGACAACGCATATCAAACTCCATCTGAGGTAATTTCGGGTGTGTACACCCATATCATCGTCCCGGCTCATCTGCACATCCCAACCCTGTTGGACAGATTGCGTAAGAAGCGTGTTATTGTGCAGAACCTCGAACCTTATTTTTTACCTGCATTTGATTCTGAACATTTGTTAAGTCTTAGCGTAACGCAAGTATCTGAGGAGCGGATCGAAATCGGCGTACGACTTATTGCGGATGAGATCAAACGGATGCTAGGGTAA